In Geotalea uraniireducens, one genomic interval encodes:
- a CDS encoding metallophosphoesterase: MPDNTPRRFVIPDIHGCSRTLDRLLGKVLRLQRGDELYLLGDYIDRGPRSREVLDLLLELVGAGYAVHPLRGNHEEMLLNGCRDRGMFRLWMLNGGDATLQSFGVEDPCEIPLRYRRFLGELPLYYLLPDYVLVHASLNFALADPFADREAMLWSRSLEVRKESIGGRRLIGGHTPVPRETIVAGLAGDRIVLDNGCVYAGRSGMGSLAALELNGMSLFFQENIDR; encoded by the coding sequence GTGCCGGACAATACTCCCCGTCGCTTCGTCATCCCCGACATTCATGGTTGCAGCAGGACCCTCGACCGGTTGCTCGGCAAGGTTCTCCGGCTGCAGCGCGGCGACGAGCTCTACCTGCTCGGCGACTACATCGACCGCGGCCCGCGCAGCCGCGAGGTGCTGGACCTGCTTCTGGAACTGGTCGGGGCGGGCTATGCCGTCCATCCGCTACGGGGCAACCACGAGGAGATGCTCCTCAACGGCTGCCGTGACCGCGGCATGTTCCGCCTCTGGATGCTGAACGGTGGCGATGCCACCCTGCAGAGTTTCGGGGTCGAAGACCCGTGCGAAATCCCGCTCCGTTACCGCCGTTTTCTCGGCGAACTGCCCCTCTATTATTTATTGCCCGACTACGTCCTGGTCCATGCCAGCCTCAACTTCGCGCTCGCCGATCCCTTCGCCGACCGGGAGGCGATGCTCTGGAGCCGGTCGCTGGAGGTCCGCAAGGAGTCGATCGGCGGCCGGCGGCTGATCGGCGGCCACACCCCCGTCCCCCGGGAAACCATCGTCGCGGGACTCGCCGGCGACCGGATCGTCCTCGACAACGGCTGCGTTTATGCCGGCCGTTCCGGCATGGGGAGCCTGGCAGCCCTGGAACTGAACGGCATGAGCCTTTTTTTCCAGGAAAACATCGATCGCTAG
- a CDS encoding secondary thiamine-phosphate synthase enzyme YjbQ translates to MKHYRKELWFETKQRRQLLNITPTVRDCLRESGIREGLLLCNAMHITASVFINDDEAGLHQDFETWLERLAPEKPYSQYRHNGFEDNADAHLKRTIMGREVVVAVTGGELDLGPWEQLFYGEFDGKRKKRVLVKIIGE, encoded by the coding sequence GTGAAACATTATCGCAAGGAGCTCTGGTTCGAGACAAAACAGCGCCGTCAACTGCTCAATATCACCCCGACCGTCCGCGACTGCCTCCGGGAGAGCGGCATCCGTGAAGGGCTCCTGCTCTGCAACGCCATGCACATCACCGCCAGCGTCTTCATCAACGACGACGAAGCGGGGCTCCACCAGGATTTCGAAACGTGGCTGGAGCGGCTGGCCCCGGAAAAACCTTACAGCCAGTACCGGCACAATGGCTTCGAGGACAATGCCGACGCCCACCTCAAGCGGACAATCATGGGCCGGGAGGTGGTAGTGGCGGTTACCGGTGGCGAGCTCGACCTGGGACCGTGGGAGCAGCTCTTCTACGGCGAATTCGACGGCAAGCGGAAGAAGCGGGTGCTGGTGAAGATCATCGGCGAATAA
- a CDS encoding GGDEF domain-containing protein, with product MNTLSAKSIFILVIPAALLAATFWLLPRAAALPAGEQQLLPSLPYAAMALGMILSIHFHRGRAFFALLLLAGAYWTFRNHLPTLPAGITATVLFQALCILVPFNFALLALMRERGIITVAGRLRLVFLVLQALAVGWLSEPGHVAAQQFLGQRFFAGGLPGTLHLPQTALPVLGIAALVIASCACRRQSPIDSSLLGALLAFAVAANHLDIAHVTPVFMTAAAVILSFGILKDSYNMAFRDDLTGLPSRRALNEQLTWLGRHYAVAMVDVDNFKKFNDTYGHDVGDQVLRMVAGKLRSVGGSGRAFRYGGEEFTILFPRRTKDEVVAYLEELRCTIADYEMRLRGDDRPNSRREGMKRRTATLRSRGAVSVTVSIGVAESGGPLRRPADVVKAADQALYRAKNRGRNLVST from the coding sequence GTGAACACCCTTTCCGCCAAGAGCATTTTCATACTGGTCATTCCCGCCGCTCTTCTGGCCGCCACCTTCTGGCTGTTGCCCCGGGCCGCCGCGCTCCCCGCCGGCGAACAGCAACTCCTCCCCTCGCTCCCCTATGCGGCCATGGCGCTCGGCATGATCCTCTCGATCCATTTTCACCGGGGCCGCGCCTTTTTCGCCCTGCTACTGCTCGCCGGCGCCTACTGGACGTTCCGCAATCACCTTCCGACACTCCCCGCCGGCATCACCGCCACCGTCCTCTTCCAGGCGCTCTGCATCCTCGTCCCCTTCAACTTTGCCCTTCTGGCGCTGATGCGGGAACGGGGAATCATCACCGTGGCGGGACGGCTCCGCCTGGTTTTCCTGGTGCTCCAGGCCCTGGCGGTCGGCTGGCTCAGCGAGCCGGGACATGTCGCGGCCCAGCAGTTTTTGGGACAGCGGTTCTTCGCCGGCGGCCTCCCGGGTACCCTTCACCTCCCCCAGACGGCCCTGCCGGTGCTCGGCATCGCCGCCCTGGTCATTGCCAGTTGCGCCTGCCGTCGCCAATCGCCGATCGACAGCAGCCTGCTCGGCGCGCTGCTGGCCTTTGCCGTCGCCGCCAATCACCTCGACATCGCTCACGTCACGCCGGTGTTCATGACCGCAGCAGCCGTCATCCTCTCCTTCGGCATTCTCAAGGACTCTTACAACATGGCTTTCCGCGACGACCTGACCGGCCTGCCGTCGCGGCGCGCCCTCAACGAACAATTGACCTGGCTCGGCCGCCACTACGCAGTTGCCATGGTTGACGTCGACAATTTCAAGAAGTTCAACGATACCTACGGCCACGACGTCGGCGACCAGGTACTGCGGATGGTGGCCGGCAAGCTCCGCAGCGTCGGCGGCAGCGGCCGCGCCTTCCGTTACGGCGGCGAAGAGTTCACCATCCTCTTCCCGCGCCGGACCAAGGATGAGGTCGTCGCCTACTTGGAAGAGCTGCGCTGCACCATCGCCGATTACGAAATGCGGCTCCGCGGCGATGACCGGCCCAATTCCCGGCGCGAGGGGATGAAACGCCGCACCGCCACACTCCGCAGCCGCGGCGCGGTCTCGGTAACCGTCAGCATCGGCGTCGCCGAAAGCGGCGGCCCCCTGCGCCGACCAGCCGATGTCGTCAAAGCCGCCGACCAGGCGCTGTACCGGGCAAAAAACCGGGGCCGCAACCTGGTCAGCACCTGA
- a CDS encoding YMGG-like glycine zipper-containing protein, with translation MKRTAIALLTLATFTLSGLTGCITVPEEHQGAAKGAGIGAATGALAGAILAPEGAGLKGAVLGGLAGALVGGLIGNYTVDKKLSAEQTASKYNFQPSSGTMVRIENVTTTPTTVRPGDKIDIQTTYALLAPNNDSQVTVTEAMEIRHEGDLVGNPQTTVSHTGGTYTATIPIFLPPDAKKGTYRITSTISTATAKDVRESSFTVR, from the coding sequence ATGAAACGAACGGCAATCGCACTGCTAACCCTGGCAACCTTCACCCTGAGCGGCCTCACCGGCTGCATTACTGTTCCGGAAGAACACCAAGGCGCGGCCAAGGGAGCCGGCATCGGCGCCGCCACCGGCGCGCTGGCCGGGGCGATTCTCGCGCCGGAGGGCGCCGGTCTCAAAGGGGCGGTCCTCGGCGGCCTGGCCGGCGCACTGGTCGGCGGCCTGATCGGCAACTATACGGTCGACAAGAAGCTGAGCGCCGAACAGACGGCCAGCAAATACAACTTCCAGCCCTCGTCGGGAACGATGGTCCGGATCGAGAATGTCACCACCACGCCGACCACCGTCCGGCCGGGAGACAAGATCGACATCCAGACCACCTACGCCCTGCTGGCGCCGAACAACGACAGCCAGGTCACCGTCACCGAGGCGATGGAAATCCGCCACGAAGGCGACCTGGTCGGCAATCCCCAGACAACGGTCTCCCATACCGGCGGCACCTATACCGCCACTATCCCGATCTTCCTGCCGCCCGACGCCAAAAAGGGTACCTACCGGATAACGTCGACCATCAGCACCGCCACGGCCAAAGACGTCCGCGAATCGAGCTTCACCGTCCGCTAG
- a CDS encoding (2Fe-2S)-binding protein, with translation MIEFTVNGKPQRVDVAPETPLLWVIREQLGLTGTKFGCGKALCGACTVHLDGRAIRSCVTPVSAVAGKAVVTIEGIPDSHPVKEAWIAEDVPQCGWCQPGQIMAATALLAANPQPDDTAIDDAMSGIICRCGTYQRIRKAIHRAAGKRPSGGAL, from the coding sequence ATGATCGAATTCACCGTCAACGGCAAGCCGCAACGGGTCGATGTCGCTCCGGAAACGCCGCTGCTCTGGGTAATCCGGGAGCAGTTGGGGCTGACCGGCACCAAATTCGGCTGCGGCAAGGCCCTCTGCGGCGCCTGCACCGTTCACCTGGACGGCCGGGCGATCCGCTCCTGTGTCACCCCGGTCTCCGCCGTCGCCGGCAAGGCGGTGGTAACCATCGAAGGGATCCCGGACAGCCACCCGGTGAAGGAAGCCTGGATCGCCGAAGACGTCCCCCAATGCGGCTGGTGCCAACCGGGGCAGATCATGGCGGCCACGGCGCTGCTGGCGGCCAATCCCCAGCCGGACGATACCGCCATCGACGATGCCATGTCGGGGATCATCTGCCGCTGCGGTACCTACCAGCGGATCAGAAAGGCAATCCACCGGGCAGCCGGCAAACGGCCGTCGGGAGGTGCCCTATGA
- a CDS encoding xanthine dehydrogenase family protein molybdopterin-binding subunit, giving the protein MKSKTVMSRRDFLKTGAVLGGGLVLGLYLPHGTALATEPPDGTFAPNAFIRIGTDGSVTFIDNKSEMGQGIYTALPMIVAEELEVDPAIIRVEPAPVAPAYNHALWGIQVTGGSTSVRTEWQRLAEAGAAAREMLLAAAAAEWGVKPADCRAENGWVIHPATSRRLAYGALATAAARLMPPKQVTLKPPAAYKVIGTRVPRLDTPAKVHGTALFGLDVTLPGMLTAVVARPPVFGARATRIREDGALKIPGIQRVVPIDTGVAVVADTLPTALKGRAALEIQWDEGPLAQLDSDRQRQQYAAMAKKPGAVAASRGDADATLEKAEKRLEAVYTLPYLAHAPMEPLNCVASVRPDGCDIWVGTQMQTGDRDAAAKITGLAKEKINLRTMLLGGGFGRRAVPDSHFTREAVQVSKAVGRPVKVVWTREDDIHGGWYRPASYNALVAGLDKAGRPIAWKHRIVCQSIALGSPFEAAMVKNGVDDTSVEGAADSPYEVPNFHCDYHMAPTGVPVLWWRSVGHSFTAFVVESFLDELAHAAGQDPYQYRRGLLAGHPRHRGVLDLAAAKAGWGAPLPPGRSRGIAVHESFGSFVAQVAEVSVGNRGEIRVHRVVCAVDCGRLVNPEIIAAQMESGIAFGLSAALHSAITFKNGRVEQHNFNDYQVLRLREMPVVETHIVSSGEAPGGIGEPGVPPIAPAVANAVFAATGARLRELPMTPERVQEATKRG; this is encoded by the coding sequence ATGAAGAGCAAAACGGTCATGAGCCGCCGCGATTTTCTGAAAACCGGCGCCGTGCTCGGCGGCGGGCTGGTCCTCGGGCTCTATCTCCCCCACGGCACCGCCCTGGCAACCGAGCCGCCAGACGGGACCTTCGCCCCCAACGCCTTCATCCGGATCGGCACCGACGGCTCGGTAACCTTCATCGATAACAAATCGGAAATGGGCCAGGGGATCTACACCGCCCTGCCGATGATCGTCGCCGAAGAGCTGGAGGTCGACCCGGCCATCATCCGGGTCGAACCGGCGCCGGTAGCTCCCGCATACAATCACGCCCTCTGGGGGATACAGGTCACCGGCGGCAGCACCAGCGTCCGGACCGAATGGCAACGACTGGCCGAAGCCGGGGCCGCAGCCCGGGAAATGCTGCTTGCCGCAGCCGCCGCGGAATGGGGAGTGAAACCGGCCGACTGCCGTGCCGAGAACGGCTGGGTGATCCATCCCGCCACCAGCCGGCGCCTCGCCTATGGGGCGCTCGCCACGGCCGCCGCCCGGCTGATGCCGCCCAAACAGGTGACGCTCAAGCCCCCCGCCGCGTACAAAGTCATCGGCACCCGGGTGCCGCGGCTCGATACCCCGGCCAAAGTCCACGGCACCGCCCTGTTCGGACTCGACGTCACCCTACCGGGAATGCTCACTGCCGTAGTCGCCCGGCCGCCGGTCTTCGGCGCCCGGGCGACCCGGATCCGGGAAGACGGGGCGCTGAAAATTCCCGGTATTCAGCGGGTCGTACCGATCGACACCGGGGTGGCGGTGGTGGCCGACACCCTGCCGACGGCCCTCAAGGGGCGGGCGGCGCTGGAAATCCAGTGGGACGAAGGCCCCCTGGCCCAGCTTGACAGCGACCGCCAGCGACAGCAATACGCTGCGATGGCAAAAAAACCGGGAGCCGTGGCCGCCAGCCGGGGCGATGCCGACGCCACTCTGGAAAAGGCCGAGAAACGGCTTGAAGCGGTCTACACCCTGCCGTACCTGGCCCATGCGCCGATGGAGCCGCTTAACTGTGTGGCGAGTGTCCGCCCCGACGGTTGCGACATCTGGGTCGGCACCCAGATGCAGACCGGCGACCGGGACGCGGCGGCAAAGATCACCGGCTTGGCGAAGGAAAAGATCAACCTGCGCACCATGCTCCTCGGCGGTGGCTTCGGCCGGCGGGCGGTGCCCGACTCCCATTTCACCCGGGAGGCGGTCCAGGTTTCCAAAGCGGTCGGCCGGCCGGTCAAGGTAGTCTGGACCCGCGAGGACGACATCCACGGCGGCTGGTACCGGCCTGCCTCGTACAACGCCCTGGTTGCCGGCCTTGACAAAGCAGGGCGGCCGATCGCCTGGAAGCACCGGATCGTCTGCCAGTCGATCGCCCTCGGCTCCCCCTTTGAAGCGGCGATGGTGAAAAACGGGGTCGACGACACCTCCGTCGAAGGGGCAGCCGATTCCCCGTACGAAGTGCCGAACTTCCACTGCGATTACCATATGGCGCCGACCGGGGTGCCGGTCCTCTGGTGGCGGTCGGTCGGCCATTCGTTCACCGCCTTTGTCGTTGAGAGTTTCCTGGACGAACTGGCGCACGCCGCCGGCCAGGACCCGTACCAGTACCGGCGCGGGTTGCTCGCCGGCCATCCCCGCCACCGCGGCGTGCTCGACCTGGCGGCCGCCAAGGCCGGTTGGGGCGCCCCTTTACCGCCGGGCCGCAGCAGGGGAATTGCCGTGCACGAGTCGTTCGGCAGCTTCGTCGCCCAAGTCGCCGAAGTGTCGGTCGGCAATCGCGGCGAGATCAGGGTCCACCGGGTGGTCTGCGCCGTCGACTGCGGTCGGCTGGTCAATCCCGAGATCATCGCTGCCCAGATGGAATCGGGAATCGCCTTTGGCCTCTCTGCAGCACTGCACAGCGCCATCACCTTCAAGAACGGTCGGGTCGAGCAGCACAATTTCAACGACTACCAGGTGCTGCGGCTGCGGGAAATGCCGGTCGTGGAAACCCACATTGTCAGCAGCGGCGAAGCGCCGGGCGGGATCGGCGAGCCGGGGGTCCCCCCCATCGCCCCGGCGGTGGCCAACGCCGTATTCGCCGCTACCGGCGCTCGGCTGCGCGAGCTGCCGATGACCCCGGAGCGAGTGCAGGAGGCTACGAAGCGCGGATGA
- a CDS encoding XdhC family protein, which translates to MNDLDIYRELIRLAEAGIPAVLATIVETSGSSPRKAGAKLLVREDGTSCGSVGGGGVEQETIAAARLVLGDGMPRTVPITLTEQHGHLCGGRVVVYLEPVAIRPRLIIAGAGHVGAALARTAQQAGYRVTVADDRADFAVTGRIPAAEETLLVDYGALFGSLPVADGTIIVIATASAEKDFIVARGALGTPAAFIGLIGSSRKREVLRRTLAEEGYPAREIDRITIPVGLAIGAETPEEIAISIVAQLIERRKAHGAAGIGDPARRRQLAADGDLQATAAAG; encoded by the coding sequence ATGAACGACCTGGATATCTATCGGGAACTGATCAGACTAGCCGAGGCGGGGATTCCGGCGGTACTGGCGACAATCGTCGAAACGAGCGGTTCGAGCCCCCGCAAGGCGGGCGCCAAACTGCTCGTCCGGGAAGATGGGACCAGCTGCGGCAGCGTCGGCGGGGGCGGAGTCGAGCAGGAGACGATCGCCGCCGCCCGGCTCGTGTTGGGGGACGGAATGCCGCGCACCGTGCCGATTACCCTCACCGAGCAGCACGGTCACCTTTGCGGCGGCCGGGTAGTGGTCTATCTGGAACCAGTGGCGATCCGTCCCCGACTGATTATCGCCGGCGCCGGCCATGTCGGGGCGGCGCTGGCGCGCACCGCCCAGCAAGCGGGCTACCGGGTGACAGTCGCCGACGACCGGGCCGATTTCGCCGTTACCGGCCGCATCCCGGCGGCAGAGGAAACGCTGCTCGTCGATTACGGCGCGCTGTTCGGATCGCTGCCGGTCGCCGACGGGACCATCATCGTCATTGCCACCGCCAGCGCCGAGAAGGATTTTATAGTAGCCAGGGGCGCGCTCGGCACGCCGGCGGCATTCATCGGGCTGATCGGCAGCTCCCGCAAGCGGGAGGTACTGCGCCGGACGCTGGCCGAAGAAGGATATCCGGCCAGGGAAATCGACCGGATCACTATCCCGGTCGGGCTGGCCATCGGCGCCGAAACGCCCGAGGAGATCGCCATCAGCATCGTCGCCCAACTCATCGAAAGGAGAAAGGCCCATGGCGCCGCCGGTATCGGCGATCCTGCTCGCCGCCGGCAGCTCGCGGCGGATGGGGACCTGCAAGCAACTGCTGCCGCTGGGTGA
- a CDS encoding nucleotidyltransferase family protein, which produces MAPPVSAILLAAGSSRRMGTCKQLLPLGDRPAIAHCLDNLAAAGIDEIVVVVNPANRELVAALRPFPITLADNDTPESEMAGSVRAGLRHLRPMATGILVALADHPLVTAASYRALATAHEAEPNAIVIPVRNGRKGHPTLFPRALLAMIDTLPTLRDIIGNHQEMVRLLPLADEGITRDMDVLEDYQHIAKIFSARRDR; this is translated from the coding sequence ATGGCGCCGCCGGTATCGGCGATCCTGCTCGCCGCCGGCAGCTCGCGGCGGATGGGGACCTGCAAGCAACTGCTGCCGCTGGGTGACCGGCCGGCCATCGCCCACTGCCTGGACAATCTTGCTGCCGCCGGCATCGACGAGATCGTGGTAGTGGTCAACCCGGCCAACCGGGAGCTGGTCGCGGCGTTGCGCCCCTTTCCCATCACGCTCGCCGACAACGACACCCCCGAGAGCGAGATGGCCGGCTCGGTCCGGGCCGGCCTCCGCCACCTCCGACCAATGGCAACCGGCATTCTCGTCGCCCTTGCCGACCACCCGCTGGTCACCGCGGCATCCTACCGCGCCTTGGCGACAGCCCACGAAGCCGAGCCCAACGCCATCGTCATTCCGGTTCGCAATGGCAGGAAGGGACACCCCACCCTTTTCCCCCGGGCGCTCCTGGCGATGATCGACACCCTCCCCACCCTGAGAGACATCATCGGTAACCACCAGGAAATGGTCCGGCTGCTGCCGCTCGCCGACGAAGGGATCACCCGCGACATGGATGTCCTGGAGGATTACCAGCACATCGCCAAAATATTCTCCGCCCGGCGGGACCGTTGA
- a CDS encoding bacteriohemerythrin produces the protein MWSDDLTLGIAEIDSQHKALFAQLARLLDACVAGGDRDETLAMLAFLDGYVVSHFASEEQLQEHFGYPDYRQHQAEHRYFREQVVILGRELTSGSPGRDFTLRVNRLLIDWLRSHIRTSDRLATTFLLKEMPRDADNRQ, from the coding sequence ATGTGGAGCGATGATCTGACGCTGGGCATCGCCGAGATCGACAGCCAGCACAAGGCGCTGTTCGCGCAGTTGGCGCGACTGCTCGATGCCTGCGTTGCCGGTGGCGATCGGGACGAAACCCTGGCGATGCTCGCCTTCCTCGACGGTTACGTGGTAAGCCATTTCGCCAGTGAAGAGCAGCTGCAGGAGCATTTTGGCTATCCCGACTATCGGCAGCATCAGGCGGAACACCGGTACTTCCGGGAGCAGGTTGTCATCCTCGGGCGGGAATTGACCAGCGGTTCCCCGGGCCGGGATTTCACCCTCCGGGTCAACCGGCTGCTCATTGATTGGCTTCGGTCGCATATCCGAACTTCGGATCGGCTGGCGACCACTTTCCTGCTAAAGGAAATGCCGCGGGATGCCGATAATAGACAGTAA
- a CDS encoding alpha-amylase family glycosyl hydrolase, with translation MTALQTITDLDLKSLSNRRFHPSPVAWEDQVLYFLLLDRFSDGNEQGYRDNRGRPVRKGTTPRFAPADEGNAIGSAVDAAAWRDAGGRWCGGTLRGLTGKMGYLRRLGITAVWVSPLFRQVSFQSTYHGYGIQNFLEVDPHFGSRDDLREMVRVAHDNGIYVILDVILNHAGNVFAYDREPTPFTGDALYPVSGFRDGTGQPSLPFAPLDPATQPAAWPAGAVWPRELQAPESFTRKGFIRDWDRYLEYLDGDFFDLKDLHLGAGDADTFQPSPALLTLCEVYKYWIALTDLDGYRIDTVKHMGVGATRFFASTIHEFAQRLGKENFYLIGEITGGRVNAFDTLETTGLDAALGVDDVPLRLEDMVKGQADPAGYFDLFRNSLLVRKESHAWFRNRVVTMIDDHDQVCRGAKKERFCAGAPKWRTLALNALALNATTLGIPCVYYGTEQCFDGEGGDDRYLRECMFGGPFGAFRSRERHFFDETNPVYREFARILVIRKEQPALRRGRQYLREISGDGVNFGLPHEIGGELRSVVPWARIFDSEELVLAINTDPDQPRRAWVVVDGGLHRAGDRFGCLYSTDPAQLRHKTAVRQATAYLKAIELTVPAAGFIVYRPL, from the coding sequence ATGACGGCACTGCAAACGATCACGGATCTGGATCTGAAAAGCCTCAGCAATCGCCGCTTTCACCCCTCGCCAGTCGCCTGGGAGGACCAGGTACTCTATTTTCTGCTGCTCGACCGCTTTTCCGACGGCAACGAACAGGGCTATCGGGACAACCGGGGCCGGCCGGTCCGGAAGGGGACGACCCCCCGCTTTGCGCCAGCCGACGAAGGGAACGCCATCGGCAGTGCCGTCGACGCGGCAGCCTGGCGCGATGCCGGCGGCCGGTGGTGCGGCGGCACCCTGCGGGGGCTGACCGGCAAGATGGGCTATCTGCGGCGGCTCGGCATTACCGCCGTCTGGGTGAGCCCGCTGTTCCGGCAGGTCTCCTTTCAGTCGACCTACCACGGCTACGGTATCCAGAATTTCCTTGAGGTCGATCCGCATTTCGGCAGTCGCGACGACCTGCGGGAGATGGTCCGGGTCGCCCACGACAATGGCATCTACGTCATCCTCGATGTCATTCTCAACCATGCCGGCAACGTCTTTGCCTACGACCGCGAGCCTACCCCTTTCACCGGCGATGCGCTCTACCCGGTCAGCGGCTTCCGCGACGGGACCGGCCAGCCGTCGCTCCCCTTTGCGCCGCTCGATCCGGCCACGCAACCCGCGGCCTGGCCCGCCGGGGCGGTCTGGCCCCGGGAGCTGCAGGCGCCGGAATCGTTCACCCGCAAGGGGTTCATCCGGGATTGGGACCGCTATCTCGAATACCTGGACGGCGACTTCTTCGATCTGAAGGATCTCCATCTCGGGGCGGGCGATGCCGACACCTTCCAGCCGTCGCCGGCGCTGCTCACCCTCTGCGAGGTCTACAAGTACTGGATCGCCCTGACCGATCTCGACGGTTACCGGATCGACACGGTGAAGCACATGGGGGTGGGGGCGACCCGCTTTTTTGCCTCGACGATCCATGAATTTGCCCAGCGGCTCGGCAAGGAGAATTTCTACCTGATCGGCGAGATCACCGGCGGCCGGGTCAACGCCTTCGATACCCTGGAAACCACCGGCCTCGATGCCGCCCTCGGGGTGGACGACGTTCCGCTCCGGCTCGAAGATATGGTCAAGGGGCAGGCCGACCCGGCCGGCTACTTCGATCTCTTCCGCAATTCGCTCCTGGTGCGCAAGGAGTCCCACGCCTGGTTCCGCAACCGGGTGGTGACGATGATCGACGATCACGACCAGGTCTGCCGCGGCGCCAAGAAGGAACGTTTCTGCGCCGGTGCACCGAAGTGGCGCACGTTGGCCCTCAACGCCCTGGCCCTTAATGCTACCACCCTCGGCATTCCGTGCGTCTACTACGGTACCGAGCAGTGTTTCGACGGCGAGGGGGGCGACGACCGCTATCTGCGGGAATGCATGTTCGGCGGGCCGTTCGGCGCCTTTCGCAGCCGGGAGCGGCATTTCTTCGACGAGACCAATCCGGTCTACCGGGAATTTGCCCGTATTCTGGTCATCCGCAAGGAGCAACCGGCGCTCCGCCGCGGCCGCCAGTACCTGCGGGAGATTTCCGGCGACGGGGTGAATTTCGGCCTTCCCCACGAGATCGGCGGCGAACTGCGTTCGGTCGTCCCCTGGGCGCGGATCTTCGATAGCGAGGAACTGGTGCTGGCGATCAACACCGACCCGGACCAGCCCCGTCGCGCCTGGGTGGTGGTGGACGGTGGCCTGCACCGGGCCGGTGATCGGTTCGGCTGCCTCTATTCCACCGATCCGGCGCAACTGCGGCACAAGACGGCAGTCCGCCAGGCAACGGCGTACCTCAAGGCGATCGAGCTGACGGTCCCGGCGGCCGGCTTCATCGTTTATCGGCCATTGTGA